The genomic segment ACAACAATGTCACCAGCTTCGGAAGGATGTTTAAAAAGTACCGAGGCGTGACACCGGCTCAATATCGACGCAATGTCATTACTGCCTATTAAGTGATACGGTATGCTGATAACGCTCTAAATGACAAATAAAGCTGTTTATGGAAAATAGAGCGCTTAATGGCAAATAGAGCTCTTAATGGTAAATAGAGCTGTTCATGAAAAATAAAGCTGTTTATGGCACAATGCACCTTAAATTCGCTGAGCAACCTTACTGCCTATGTTTAACGTAAAACCTGTGTCTAACGTAAAAACTATGTTTAACCAAAAAAACTATGTCTAACGAAAAAAACTATAAAAAGATCTTATTACTCGCCAACCACTGTATCGGTGACAGTTTGTTTGTGACGACTTTTTCTCGTAGCTTGCGTGCACGTTATCCTGATGCTCAAATTGATGTATTAGTGGATACGCGCGGTAAAATGGTGTTTAGCACTAATCCGGATGTGTCTAATGTTATTTCGCTTTCTCGGCGTCCTAATGTTAAGGAATGCTTGGGTGTTTTACGTGAATATGGTCGCTATGATTTGGTGGTTAATGAACGCCAGAATGATCGCCCCACGCTCTATAGTTTTCTATTTGGAAGAGAGCGCCTTGGGGTTCTACCTAAACCTCCCGCCGTCGCCAAATTTCGCCGCAAGATCAACACCCACGCCATTTTTGAGCATGGTAATAGAGAGCATAGAATGAGCCGTATGGCGAGAATGCTCGAGGCGATCAATGTGCCTGTCGTGCCCAAATTAGTCTCTCCTTACGAAGCCATTCCCGAATCCGTTTTAGCGAAATTACCGAAAAAATATCTGGTTATACACACACCTGCTTCAAATGAGATAAAGCAATGGTCGGTCGATTATTGGGTTGAAACCATTAAGCAATTGATCGCGGCAGGATATAATCTGGTACTGACCGGGGCACCTGGTGGGCGCGA from the Vibrio hippocampi genome contains:
- a CDS encoding glycosyltransferase family 9 protein, with the protein product MSNEKNYKKILLLANHCIGDSLFVTTFSRSLRARYPDAQIDVLVDTRGKMVFSTNPDVSNVISLSRRPNVKECLGVLREYGRYDLVVNERQNDRPTLYSFLFGRERLGVLPKPPAVAKFRRKINTHAIFEHGNREHRMSRMARMLEAINVPVVPKLVSPYEAIPESVLAKLPKKYLVIHTPASNEIKQWSVDYWVETIKQLIAAGYNLVLTGAPGGRDAKIVGEIVGEIASQYGEHPQLFNLIGELTLAQTSALIKASMGFVGTDSGPGHLASSYNVPIISIISVAAASEWSPWPYEHPIDGNKNLWSNRIPVKQVIGNVTVLQSDRDCVPCSGNSCKISDDLHSPCLNDITPQRVVAAVLDAVPLENH